The following proteins come from a genomic window of Halorussus halophilus:
- a CDS encoding DUF5799 family protein, with translation MSRAWQDMIVGDRMAVDKEFAQRVTDSQFSRQEWGLVMTAVEFEIENPEDDEQARLVADTSKIEQVLPEMENIRSQMGAMGGGAGGGGKSKSGGGVFDSMKNALGLGGGSDGVDDEELQKAERLAQEYADELQDRLEAQGKWDRIRDAASEA, from the coding sequence ATGAGCAGAGCGTGGCAAGACATGATAGTCGGTGACCGGATGGCAGTCGATAAGGAGTTCGCCCAGCGAGTGACTGACTCGCAGTTCTCCCGGCAGGAGTGGGGCCTCGTCATGACGGCCGTCGAGTTCGAAATCGAGAACCCCGAGGACGACGAGCAGGCGCGACTCGTTGCCGACACGTCGAAAATCGAGCAGGTGCTTCCGGAGATGGAGAACATCCGTTCCCAGATGGGTGCGATGGGCGGCGGTGCAGGCGGTGGCGGCAAGTCCAAGAGCGGTGGCGGCGTCTTCGACTCGATGAAGAACGCCCTCGGTCTCGGCGGCGGAAGCGACGGCGTAGACGACGAGGAACTCCAAAAAGCAGAGCGGCTCGCACAGGAGTACGCCGACGAACTGCAGGACCGACTCGAAGCGCAGGGCAAGTGGGACCGTATTCGAGACGCCGCGAGCGAAGCATGA
- a CDS encoding protein sorting system archaetidylserine decarboxylase has product MSRFAPGGVDYAAVCFALSVPALLLSPFATLGALALGLFALHFHRDPDRSPPEDGVLAPADGKVSVIREEGDRVRVGVFMNVTDVHVNRAPLGGRVEAVEHEPGKHRPAFSKESDNNEKLHIEFPDHTVTLIAGAFARRIHPYVEAGDELARGERLGHISFGSRADVLLSESANLDDLRVERGDRVRAGETRLT; this is encoded by the coding sequence ATGAGCAGGTTCGCACCCGGCGGAGTGGATTACGCCGCCGTCTGTTTCGCGCTGTCGGTTCCGGCACTCTTACTGTCGCCGTTCGCCACCCTCGGCGCGCTCGCGCTCGGTCTCTTCGCGCTCCACTTCCATCGGGACCCCGACCGCTCGCCCCCAGAAGATGGGGTCCTCGCACCTGCCGATGGCAAGGTCTCGGTGATTCGGGAGGAAGGCGACCGGGTTCGCGTCGGCGTGTTCATGAACGTCACCGACGTGCACGTCAATCGCGCGCCGCTGGGCGGGCGGGTCGAAGCAGTCGAACACGAACCCGGCAAGCACCGGCCCGCGTTCTCGAAGGAGTCGGACAACAACGAGAAGTTGCACATCGAATTCCCGGACCACACAGTCACGCTCATCGCGGGCGCGTTCGCCCGCCGCATCCACCCCTACGTCGAAGCGGGCGACGAACTGGCGCGGGGCGAGCGCCTCGGTCACATCTCGTTCGGCAGTCGCGCCGACGTGCTACTCTCGGAGTCGGCCAACCTCGACGACCTCCGAGTTGAGCGCGGCGACCGGGTTCGTGCTGGCGAGACGCGACTGACCTGA
- a CDS encoding DUF7557 family protein — MPKIHVDDETIDRLDSLRTEDESYDELITELINIYEAEELTLFHGGDEI; from the coding sequence ATGCCCAAAATCCACGTGGACGACGAGACCATCGACCGTCTGGATAGCCTTCGAACCGAAGACGAGTCGTACGACGAGCTCATCACCGAACTCATCAACATCTACGAGGCCGAGGAACTGACGCTGTTCCACGGCGGCGACGAGATTTAG
- a CDS encoding DUF7563 family protein — translation MTQTDNKLTTSSDTMAENRCQSCGSFVTRDFARVFGNNRNQVFGCLECMTATEVKKGGARAETVDTTNLIGGREPLR, via the coding sequence ATGACCCAAACCGACAACAAACTCACGACCAGCAGTGACACGATGGCAGAGAACCGATGTCAGAGCTGTGGCTCTTTCGTCACGCGCGACTTCGCCCGCGTCTTCGGGAACAACCGGAACCAAGTCTTCGGCTGTCTGGAGTGTATGACTGCCACAGAGGTCAAGAAGGGTGGCGCACGCGCCGAGACCGTCGATACGACGAACCTCATCGGCGGCCGAGAACCGCTCCGCTGA
- a CDS encoding isocitrate/isopropylmalate dehydrogenase family protein has translation MTESKTIAVIPGDGIGNEVVPAAREVLAAVEPDFEFVEGEAGDAVKEDTGTALPKETRELAATADATLFGAAGETAADVILPLRQIVGSFANVRPVRAYPGVEAPNPETDLVFVRENTEGVYAGHEAEIAPGVTTLTRVVTESASREIARYGFEYAAERDLSVTVAHKANVMRETDGLFLETAQAVGSEYDVPSDDALMDALAMHLVQRPADYDVVICPNLAGDMLSDLAAGLVGGLGLLPSANIGPERALFEPVHGTAPDIAGDGVANPSAAMLSAAMLLEYFDYDEAGQRVRSAVESTLEAGPHTPDLGGGATTSDVTAAVLERL, from the coding sequence ATGACCGAATCGAAGACTATCGCCGTGATTCCGGGCGACGGCATCGGCAACGAGGTCGTTCCCGCCGCGCGCGAAGTGCTGGCGGCAGTCGAACCCGACTTCGAGTTCGTCGAAGGCGAGGCAGGCGACGCGGTGAAAGAAGACACTGGCACAGCACTTCCCAAAGAGACCCGCGAACTCGCTGCGACTGCTGACGCCACGCTGTTCGGCGCGGCGGGCGAGACGGCGGCCGACGTTATTCTCCCGTTGCGTCAGATAGTCGGCTCCTTCGCCAACGTGCGACCGGTCCGGGCGTACCCCGGCGTCGAGGCTCCCAACCCCGAGACCGACCTCGTCTTCGTCCGGGAGAACACCGAGGGCGTCTACGCCGGACACGAAGCCGAGATTGCGCCGGGCGTAACCACGCTTACACGGGTCGTTACTGAATCCGCGTCGCGCGAAATCGCCCGTTACGGCTTCGAATACGCCGCCGAACGCGACTTGAGCGTGACAGTCGCTCACAAGGCGAACGTGATGCGCGAGACGGACGGTCTCTTCTTGGAGACTGCTCAAGCAGTTGGGTCGGAGTACGACGTGCCGAGCGACGACGCGCTGATGGACGCGCTGGCGATGCACCTCGTCCAGCGGCCAGCAGACTACGACGTGGTCATCTGCCCCAATTTGGCCGGGGACATGCTCTCGGACTTGGCGGCGGGCTTGGTCGGCGGTCTCGGCCTACTCCCGAGCGCGAACATTGGCCCCGAGCGTGCGCTGTTCGAACCGGTCCACGGTACCGCGCCCGACATCGCGGGCGACGGCGTCGCCAACCCGAGCGCGGCGATGCTGTCGGCCGCGATGCTGTTGGAGTACTTCGACTACGACGAGGCGGGCCAGCGCGTTCGCTCGGCGGTCGAATCGACGCTCGAAGCAGGTCCGCACACGCCCGACCTCGGCGGCGGGGCGACGACCAGCGACGTGACTGCCGCGGTGCTAGAGCGGTTGTAA
- the leuD gene encoding 3-isopropylmalate dehydratase small subunit, which produces MSDEIETVERVAGTAIPVRGNDIDTDQIIPARFMKVVTFDGLGQFAFYDQRFDSEDNQKEHPFNEEQYHDASVLVVNANFGCGSSREHAPQALARWGIDAVVGESFAEIFAGNCLALGIPTVTADSESIETLQAYVEANPDTQIEVDVADETVRYGDQQIAATVDDAQRKALVEGVWDTTALLKSNSESVAQTARDLPYVDSEQDDGEAAE; this is translated from the coding sequence ATGAGCGACGAAATCGAAACCGTCGAGCGAGTCGCAGGCACTGCCATCCCGGTCAGGGGCAACGACATCGACACCGACCAAATAATCCCGGCGCGGTTCATGAAGGTCGTCACCTTCGACGGTCTGGGACAGTTCGCGTTCTACGACCAGCGATTTGATTCGGAAGACAATCAGAAAGAACACCCCTTCAACGAAGAGCAGTACCACGACGCCTCTGTGCTGGTCGTCAACGCCAACTTCGGCTGTGGCTCCTCCCGGGAACACGCCCCGCAGGCGCTCGCACGCTGGGGCATCGACGCCGTGGTCGGCGAGAGCTTCGCCGAAATCTTCGCGGGCAACTGTCTCGCGCTCGGGATTCCGACCGTCACGGCCGACAGCGAAAGCATCGAGACGTTGCAAGCGTACGTCGAAGCGAACCCCGACACACAGATAGAAGTGGACGTAGCGGACGAGACAGTTCGGTACGGTGACCAGCAAATCGCCGCGACAGTGGACGACGCCCAGCGAAAGGCGCTCGTGGAGGGCGTCTGGGACACGACGGCCCTACTCAAGTCGAACTCGGAGTCGGTCGCGCAGACCGCGCGCGACCTGCCGTACGTCGATAGCGAGCAGGACGACGGGGAGGCCGCAGAATGA
- the leuC gene encoding 3-isopropylmalate dehydratase large subunit, with amino-acid sequence MSERTLYDKVWDRHKVTTLPTGQDQLFVGLHLVHEVTSPQAFGMLRERDLAVAFPEHTHATVDHIVPTEDRERPYDGAAEEMMAELEENVREAGIQFSDPDTGNQGIVHVIGPEQGLTQPGTTIVCGDSHTATHGAFGALAFGIGTSQIRDVLATGTVAMEKQKVRQIRVTGELGDCVEAKDVILEIIRRLGTDGGVGHVYEYAGQAIESMGMEGRMSICNMSIEGGARAGYVNPDETTYEWLETTDKFADNPQKFERLIPYWESISSDPDAEYDDEVVIDGSSLEPVVTWGTTPGQGVGVTEEIPDPDELPESDRETARRAQEHMRVEPGETMQGYQIDVAFLGSCTNARLPDLRRAARLVAGKQVHDDVRAMVVPGSQRVKSAAEQEGLDEVFEEVGFDWRGAGCSMCLGMNDDQLEGDEACASSSNRNFVGRQGSKDGRTVLMNPRMVAAAAIEGEVTDARELEEKEVKTA; translated from the coding sequence GTGAGCGAACGAACCCTGTACGACAAGGTGTGGGACCGACACAAGGTCACGACCCTGCCGACCGGACAGGACCAGTTGTTCGTCGGTCTCCACCTCGTCCACGAAGTGACGAGTCCCCAAGCGTTCGGGATGCTTCGCGAGCGGGACTTGGCTGTCGCCTTTCCCGAGCACACGCACGCCACCGTAGACCACATCGTTCCGACCGAAGACCGCGAGCGACCGTACGACGGCGCGGCCGAGGAGATGATGGCCGAACTGGAGGAGAACGTCCGCGAGGCGGGTATCCAGTTTTCGGACCCCGACACCGGGAATCAGGGCATCGTCCACGTCATCGGCCCGGAACAGGGTCTGACTCAGCCCGGTACGACTATCGTCTGCGGTGACTCGCACACCGCGACCCACGGGGCCTTCGGAGCCTTGGCGTTCGGCATCGGCACCTCCCAGATTCGGGACGTGCTGGCGACCGGCACCGTGGCGATGGAGAAACAGAAGGTCCGTCAGATTCGAGTCACGGGCGAACTCGGCGACTGTGTCGAGGCCAAAGACGTGATTCTCGAAATCATCCGCCGACTCGGCACCGACGGCGGCGTCGGCCACGTCTACGAGTACGCGGGCCAAGCCATCGAGAGCATGGGCATGGAAGGCCGGATGAGCATCTGCAACATGTCTATCGAGGGCGGCGCGCGTGCGGGGTACGTCAACCCGGACGAGACGACCTACGAGTGGCTCGAAACGACCGACAAGTTCGCAGACAATCCCCAAAAGTTCGAGCGACTGATACCCTACTGGGAGTCCATCTCCTCCGACCCCGATGCCGAGTACGACGACGAAGTCGTCATCGACGGGTCGTCGCTCGAACCGGTCGTCACGTGGGGCACCACGCCCGGTCAAGGCGTCGGCGTCACCGAAGAGATTCCGGACCCCGACGAATTACCCGAATCCGACCGAGAGACTGCCCGCAGAGCGCAAGAACACATGCGCGTCGAACCCGGCGAGACCATGCAGGGCTACCAAATCGACGTGGCGTTCTTGGGGTCCTGCACGAACGCACGCCTGCCGGACCTCCGGCGCGCCGCGCGACTCGTCGCAGGCAAGCAGGTCCACGACGACGTGCGCGCGATGGTCGTCCCCGGAAGCCAGCGCGTCAAGAGCGCCGCCGAGCAGGAAGGCCTCGACGAGGTCTTCGAGGAGGTTGGCTTCGACTGGCGCGGCGCTGGCTGTTCGATGTGTCTCGGCATGAACGACGACCAACTGGAGGGCGACGAAGCGTGCGCCTCCTCGTCGAACCGCAACTTCGTCGGCCGACAGGGGAGCAAGGACGGCAGGACCGTCCTGATGAACCCCAGAATGGTCGCCGCGGCCGCAATCGAAGGCGAAGTCACGGATGCACGCGAACTGGAGGAGAAAGAGGTAAAAACCGCATGA
- the ilvC gene encoding ketol-acid reductoisomerase: MTDEFDTDVYYDDDADSSQIDNKTVAVLGYGSQGHAHAQNLDESGVDVIVGLREGSSSRDAAEADGLAVATPKEAASEADIVSVLVPDTVQPAVYEDVRSELDAGDTLQFAHGFNVHYGQIEPAEDVDVTMIAPKSPGHLVRRNYENGEGTPGLLAVYQDATGEAKQEALAYGKAIGCTRAGVVETTFREETETDLFGEQAVLCGGISELIKIGYETLVDAGYSPEMAYFECMNEMKLIVDLMYEGGLGAMWDSVSDTAEYGGLTRGEAIVDDTARENMEEVLEQVQNGEFAREWIAENQAGRPSYRQRRIAEKNHEIEDVGERLRELFAWSEEEQETEPSENDDEKERVTADD; encoded by the coding sequence ATGACCGACGAATTCGACACCGACGTATACTACGACGACGACGCAGATAGTTCGCAAATCGATAACAAAACCGTAGCCGTCCTCGGCTACGGCAGTCAAGGCCACGCCCACGCGCAGAACCTCGACGAAAGCGGGGTAGACGTAATCGTCGGCCTGCGCGAAGGCTCGTCTTCGCGCGATGCCGCCGAAGCAGACGGACTGGCCGTGGCGACACCGAAGGAAGCCGCCAGCGAGGCCGACATCGTGTCGGTGCTGGTGCCCGACACGGTTCAGCCAGCAGTGTACGAAGACGTTCGGAGCGAACTCGACGCTGGCGACACGCTCCAGTTCGCCCACGGCTTCAACGTCCACTACGGCCAAATCGAACCAGCTGAGGACGTGGACGTGACGATGATTGCGCCGAAGTCGCCCGGCCACCTCGTGCGCCGCAACTACGAGAACGGCGAGGGGACGCCCGGTCTCCTCGCGGTGTATCAGGACGCGACAGGCGAAGCGAAGCAGGAAGCACTGGCCTACGGGAAAGCAATCGGCTGTACGCGCGCAGGCGTGGTCGAGACCACGTTCCGCGAAGAGACCGAGACCGACCTGTTCGGCGAGCAGGCCGTCCTCTGCGGCGGCATCTCCGAACTCATCAAAATCGGCTACGAGACGCTCGTGGACGCGGGCTACAGCCCCGAGATGGCCTACTTCGAGTGCATGAACGAGATGAAACTCATCGTGGACCTCATGTACGAAGGCGGACTCGGCGCGATGTGGGACTCCGTCTCGGACACCGCTGAGTACGGCGGTCTGACCCGCGGCGAGGCAATCGTGGACGACACGGCCCGCGAGAACATGGAGGAGGTTCTGGAACAGGTCCAGAACGGCGAGTTCGCCCGCGAATGGATTGCGGAGAATCAGGCGGGACGGCCGTCCTACCGCCAGCGCCGCATCGCCGAGAAGAACCACGAGATAGAGGACGTGGGCGAGCGACTGCGCGAACTGTTTGCCTGGTCCGAAGAGGAACAAGAGACTGAACCGAGCGAGAACGACGACGAGAAAGAACGAGTGACAGCAGATGACTGA
- the ilvN gene encoding acetolactate synthase small subunit produces MSDDSSASAGMPGPAPDERPHPDGRRNAQGIRIDPEAEAEPDSRTAVVSALVEHEPGVLSRVSGLFSRRQFNIESLTVGPTTVEGHARITLVVEETDPGIDQVEKQLAKLKPVIQVGEIDDDAVQAELVLLKVRGDEPDKVHAITQMYDGQTLDAGPRTITVQITGDQDKIDDAVDAFAQFGIIEIARTGQTALARGDTPTTPGEEPGHDKSPATSSDEATDDQTSTTHEQ; encoded by the coding sequence ATGAGCGACGACAGTTCCGCATCCGCGGGAATGCCCGGCCCGGCACCAGACGAGCGCCCGCACCCGGATGGCCGACGCAACGCGCAGGGCATCCGCATCGACCCCGAGGCGGAGGCCGAACCGGACTCCCGAACCGCCGTCGTCTCCGCGCTGGTCGAACACGAACCGGGCGTCCTCTCGCGAGTCTCCGGGCTGTTCTCCCGGCGGCAGTTCAACATCGAGAGTCTGACCGTTGGGCCGACGACGGTCGAAGGCCACGCGCGCATCACGCTCGTGGTCGAGGAGACCGACCCCGGCATCGACCAAGTAGAGAAGCAACTGGCGAAGCTGAAACCCGTGATTCAGGTCGGGGAAATCGACGACGACGCGGTACAGGCCGAACTCGTCCTGCTGAAAGTGCGGGGTGACGAACCCGACAAGGTCCACGCCATCACGCAGATGTACGACGGCCAGACCTTGGACGCGGGACCGCGCACTATCACGGTCCAAATCACGGGCGACCAAGACAAGATAGACGACGCAGTTGACGCCTTCGCACAGTTCGGAATCATCGAAATCGCACGCACTGGCCAGACCGCGCTGGCGCGGGGCGACACGCCGACCACGCCCGGCGAGGAACCGGGCCACGACAAGTCGCCCGCGACGTCGAGCGACGAAGCAACCGACGACCAAACTTCCACAACTCACGAACAATGA
- the ilvB gene encoding biosynthetic-type acetolactate synthase large subunit, translating into MSERAPPEVTDPDDADSPEAPTAESAEETTAADRTTPETGAESVVTALEQAGAKTLFGVQGGAIMPVYDALYDSALSHVTMAHEQGAAHAADAYGVVSGETGVCLATSGPGATNLVTGIADADMDSDAMLALTGQVPSAMVGSDAFQETDTTGVTAPITKHNYFAGDAETVGDTVGEAFALAAAGRPGPTLVDLPKDTTLDETDREPGPAETPETYSVREEPNSEQVESAARAIERAEKPLLLFGGGVVKGEACEEARNFATEHGIPVTTTMPAIGSFPEDHDLCLSWAGMHGTGYANMAITHTDCLIAIGTRFDDRLTGGVDTFAPEAEVVHVDIDPAEISKNVHADYPVVGDAGTAIEQVDAEMSRSPDTREWAQQCESWQEEYPLTYETPDDEPLKPQFVVEAFDEATEDDTIVTTGVGQHQMWAAQFWTYTEPRTWVSSHGLGTMGYGVPAAIGARLAADDDQQVVCFDGDGSFLMTMQELSVAVRENLDITVAVLNNEYIGMVRQWQDAFFEGRQMAADYQWCPEFDKLAEAFGALGISVDDYDEVADAVEEALNYDGPAVIDFHIDPTENVYPMVASGGANGKFALSEDQL; encoded by the coding sequence GTGAGCGAACGCGCGCCGCCGGAGGTCACAGACCCCGACGACGCCGACTCGCCCGAGGCTCCGACCGCCGAGTCCGCAGAAGAGACCACAGCCGCAGACCGAACAACGCCGGAAACTGGTGCAGAGTCCGTCGTCACGGCACTCGAACAGGCTGGAGCCAAGACGCTGTTCGGCGTCCAAGGCGGCGCAATCATGCCCGTCTACGACGCGCTGTACGACTCCGCGCTCAGCCACGTCACGATGGCCCACGAGCAGGGCGCGGCCCACGCCGCCGACGCCTACGGCGTCGTTTCCGGCGAAACCGGCGTCTGTCTCGCTACCTCGGGACCCGGCGCGACGAACCTCGTCACCGGCATCGCGGACGCCGACATGGATTCGGACGCCATGCTCGCGCTGACCGGACAAGTCCCCTCGGCGATGGTCGGCTCCGACGCGTTCCAAGAGACTGACACGACGGGCGTCACCGCCCCGATTACGAAGCACAACTACTTCGCTGGCGACGCCGAGACGGTCGGCGACACAGTCGGCGAGGCGTTCGCGCTGGCCGCCGCTGGCCGACCCGGACCGACGCTGGTGGACCTCCCGAAGGACACCACGCTGGACGAGACCGATAGAGAGCCGGGTCCCGCAGAGACGCCGGAGACGTACTCCGTGCGGGAGGAACCGAACTCGGAGCAAGTCGAATCTGCCGCCCGCGCAATCGAGCGCGCGGAGAAACCGCTGTTGCTGTTCGGCGGCGGCGTCGTCAAGGGCGAGGCCTGCGAAGAGGCCCGAAACTTCGCCACCGAACACGGGATTCCGGTCACGACGACGATGCCCGCAATCGGGTCGTTCCCAGAGGACCACGACCTCTGTCTGTCGTGGGCCGGGATGCACGGCACTGGCTACGCCAACATGGCGATTACGCACACCGACTGCCTGATTGCCATCGGCACGCGCTTCGACGACCGACTGACCGGTGGCGTCGATACCTTCGCGCCGGAAGCCGAAGTCGTCCACGTAGACATCGACCCCGCCGAAATCTCGAAGAACGTCCACGCGGACTACCCCGTCGTCGGGGACGCTGGAACGGCCATCGAACAAGTGGACGCCGAAATGTCGCGCTCACCGGACACGCGCGAGTGGGCACAGCAGTGTGAATCGTGGCAGGAGGAGTACCCGCTGACCTACGAGACGCCCGACGACGAACCGCTCAAGCCGCAGTTCGTCGTTGAAGCCTTCGACGAAGCGACCGAGGACGACACCATCGTCACGACCGGCGTCGGCCAACACCAGATGTGGGCCGCGCAGTTCTGGACCTACACGGAGCCGAGAACGTGGGTCTCCTCGCACGGACTCGGCACGATGGGCTACGGCGTTCCCGCCGCGATCGGTGCGCGACTCGCCGCTGACGACGACCAGCAGGTCGTCTGCTTCGACGGCGACGGGTCGTTCCTGATGACGATGCAGGAACTGTCCGTGGCAGTTCGGGAGAATCTGGACATCACCGTCGCGGTGCTGAACAACGAGTACATCGGCATGGTCCGCCAGTGGCAGGACGCCTTCTTCGAGGGCCGACAGATGGCCGCCGACTACCAGTGGTGCCCCGAGTTCGACAAACTCGCCGAGGCGTTCGGTGCGCTGGGCATCAGCGTGGACGACTACGACGAAGTCGCCGACGCAGTCGAGGAGGCACTGAACTACGACGGCCCGGCGGTCATCGACTTCCACATCGACCCCACCGAAAACGTCTACCCGATGGTCGCCAGCGGCGGTGCAAACGGCAAGTTCGCGCTCTCGGAGGACCAACTATGA
- a CDS encoding homocitrate synthase/isopropylmalate synthase family protein gives MGVRAQKETRCLTTHPRPIPVGRVEFFQGTLATTTEFESARVFDTTLRDGEQAPRTSFSYDEKRAIAATLDEMGTHVIEAGFPVNSDAEFEAVSDVAASTSTTTCGLARVVEKDVEAAIDSGVEMVHTFASTSDVQIEDSMHATREEVVERSVEAVERVVESGATAMFSPMDATRTDTDYLIEVVEAVTEAGVDWINIPDTCGVATPSRFAELVATVRDHTDARIDVHTHDDFGMASANAIAGFEAGADQAQVSVNGIGERAGNAAYEEVVMAVESIYGVETDIDTTYIADLAQAVEEYSDVPVPANKPVVGDNAFAHESGIHAAGVIENSDTFEPGCMTPEMVGAEREFVLGKHTGTHSVRKRLEERDFAPTDSEVREVTRRVKDFGAEKNRVTAADLERFAREVGVAHEDADGEPETEVKA, from the coding sequence ATAGGAGTTCGCGCCCAGAAGGAGACACGATGTCTCACGACACATCCTCGTCCGATACCAGTCGGGCGGGTCGAGTTCTTCCAGGGAACGCTCGCAACTACTACTGAGTTCGAGTCCGCGCGGGTCTTCGACACGACCCTGCGCGACGGCGAGCAAGCACCGCGCACTTCCTTCTCATACGACGAGAAGCGCGCCATCGCGGCGACGCTAGACGAGATGGGCACCCACGTCATAGAGGCTGGGTTCCCGGTCAATTCGGACGCCGAGTTCGAAGCCGTCAGCGATGTCGCCGCGAGTACGTCCACGACGACTTGTGGACTGGCACGCGTCGTAGAGAAGGACGTCGAAGCAGCCATCGACTCCGGCGTCGAGATGGTCCACACGTTCGCCTCCACGAGCGACGTGCAAATCGAAGATTCGATGCACGCCACGCGCGAGGAAGTCGTCGAACGCTCCGTCGAGGCCGTCGAGCGCGTCGTCGAGTCTGGCGCGACAGCGATGTTTTCACCGATGGACGCCACCAGAACAGATACCGACTACCTGATAGAGGTGGTCGAAGCCGTCACCGAGGCGGGCGTCGATTGGATAAACATCCCCGACACCTGCGGGGTCGCCACGCCGAGCCGATTCGCCGAGTTGGTCGCCACAGTTCGAGACCACACCGACGCGCGAATCGACGTGCACACGCACGACGACTTCGGCATGGCGTCGGCGAACGCCATCGCCGGGTTCGAGGCCGGGGCCGACCAAGCGCAGGTCTCGGTCAACGGCATCGGCGAGCGTGCGGGCAACGCTGCCTACGAAGAGGTCGTCATGGCCGTCGAGTCGATTTACGGCGTCGAGACCGACATCGACACGACGTACATCGCGGACCTCGCCCAAGCAGTCGAGGAGTACAGCGACGTGCCCGTCCCGGCGAACAAGCCGGTCGTCGGCGACAACGCGTTCGCCCACGAGAGCGGTATCCACGCCGCGGGTGTCATCGAGAACAGCGACACCTTCGAACCGGGCTGTATGACCCCAGAGATGGTCGGTGCCGAACGTGAGTTCGTGCTGGGCAAACACACCGGCACCCACTCGGTCCGCAAGCGCCTCGAAGAGCGCGACTTCGCCCCGACTGATTCGGAAGTACGCGAGGTCACTCGCCGAGTGAAGGACTTCGGTGCAGAGAAGAACCGGGTCACGGCCGCCGACCTCGAACGGTTCGCCCGAGAGGTCGGGGTCGCCCACGAGGACGCAGACGGAGAACCGGAGACGGAGGTCAAAGCGTAA
- a CDS encoding ferritin-like domain-containing protein, whose amino-acid sequence MSNQEVTDLLKKAYADEIETVMNYLTNSIVLDGVSAEEVKESLEADIQEELGHAEMIGNRLKQLDERPPASYDFEAQQESLQPPEDSTDVLSVIEGVLEAEEDAIQTYRQLIDAADGDDPVTEDLAVTILTDEEAHRTEFRGFKREYEND is encoded by the coding sequence ATGAGCAATCAAGAAGTCACCGACCTCCTGAAGAAGGCGTACGCCGACGAAATCGAGACAGTGATGAACTACCTGACCAACTCCATCGTCCTCGACGGCGTGAGCGCCGAAGAGGTCAAGGAAAGCCTCGAAGCCGACATCCAAGAGGAGTTGGGCCACGCGGAGATGATCGGCAACCGCCTCAAGCAACTGGACGAGCGCCCGCCCGCGTCCTACGACTTCGAGGCGCAGCAGGAAAGTCTCCAACCGCCGGAGGACAGCACGGACGTACTGTCGGTCATCGAGGGCGTCCTGGAAGCGGAAGAGGATGCGATTCAGACCTACCGACAGCTCATCGACGCCGCGGACGGCGACGACCCGGTCACCGAAGACCTCGCGGTCACGATTCTGACCGACGAAGAAGCACACCGCACGGAGTTCCGCGGGTTCAAGCGTGAGTACGAAAACGACTAA
- a CDS encoding DUF7504 family protein encodes MALQRAKFRGEDSPDRFREVLHRLKRDGCNLLVTGEVSQSVTARATRTLLGAANVDRKRVLTLADGDQSVHDRLPKGVAPDASSVWVIGQQADHRAVPSPVDEPADGDEPTPDEYRTHLAGLREEILSAIEYFEKDGLDPAELRLSVDSLDYLGHDHDEASLAEFVRSVSEEVRDVRGMAHYHLRHPDDSELVERLTPVVEARIELRKREGLPAEQRWHVPEYGQATEWVQL; translated from the coding sequence ATGGCATTACAGCGGGCGAAATTTCGCGGGGAGGACTCCCCCGACCGGTTCCGAGAGGTCCTACACCGTCTCAAGCGAGACGGCTGTAACCTCCTCGTGACGGGTGAAGTATCCCAGAGCGTGACCGCACGGGCCACTCGGACGCTTCTCGGCGCGGCCAACGTGGACCGGAAGCGGGTCCTCACGCTCGCGGACGGCGACCAATCCGTCCACGACCGACTCCCAAAGGGTGTCGCTCCGGACGCGTCGAGCGTGTGGGTCATCGGCCAGCAGGCAGACCACCGAGCGGTCCCGTCTCCCGTCGATGAACCGGCAGACGGCGACGAACCGACGCCCGACGAATATCGAACTCATCTCGCGGGCCTCCGCGAAGAAATCCTCTCGGCTATCGAGTACTTCGAGAAGGATGGACTCGACCCCGCCGAACTTCGACTGTCTGTCGATTCGCTCGACTACTTGGGACACGACCACGACGAGGCGAGTCTCGCGGAGTTCGTTCGGAGCGTTTCCGAGGAAGTGCGCGACGTGCGCGGGATGGCCCACTACCACCTCCGCCACCCGGACGACTCGGAGTTAGTCGAACGGCTGACGCCGGTAGTCGAGGCGCGCATCGAACTCCGGAAGCGCGAGGGCCTGCCGGCAGAGCAACGATGGCACGTCCCGGAGTACGGACAGGCGACCGAGTGGGTACAGCTATGA